One Methanobrevibacter arboriphilus JCM 13429 = DSM 1125 DNA segment encodes these proteins:
- a CDS encoding Ig-like domain-containing protein, with protein sequence MYKNSESHFKILIFSFILFLALISLACEETNASEVENALDNDFYTNSYGDFEVNSTNYNTDTFNNSTTSNISTSSNTSNTSSDYNSFNSANVDYNENNYSGKLSVPNVYGSYDEGVVLSATLTDQNNNPLSNRKIIFYVDDVKVGEANTNEQGIANFNYKPPAYDNFVIRASYSGTDYPTEDVEAGMAIQGAKSYLKVYPASGMFGKNITLTALFTDKNNIGISKKVIYFEINGVRIGQATTNSQGLAKLTYRLDQVGNLLVTSKYNGNDYKADDATGKLSVSKLKTQISINKFKGYYNQKSAIIVTLNKGITSLVGKKVKFYVNNKLVGNGTINYQTMAGLIYKVKFIGKFTIKAVFNGDENHTSVTKSKTFSIPSSTLFVINNRLVKNKRVYIQTTLINVGPKKSSFKISYKIPKKFKYFKPKVSTGKVIYNAKKRTLTWTLKKLKVHKSKSARLYWILTSKKGKFNLKPKIIKTSSTRLEYNNKLSFVVR encoded by the coding sequence ATGTATAAAAATTCAGAGAGTCATTTTAAAATTTTAATATTTTCATTTATATTGTTTTTAGCTCTTATTTCTTTAGCTTGTGAAGAAACAAATGCTTCTGAAGTAGAAAATGCTCTAGATAATGATTTTTATACTAATAGTTATGGTGATTTTGAAGTTAATTCTACTAATTATAATACTGATACTTTTAATAATTCTACTACTTCTAATATTTCTACTAGTTCCAATACTTCTAATACTTCTTCTGATTATAATAGTTTTAATTCTGCTAATGTTGACTATAATGAAAATAACTATTCTGGAAAATTATCTGTTCCTAATGTCTATGGTAGTTATGATGAAGGTGTTGTTTTAAGTGCTACTTTAACTGATCAAAATAATAACCCTCTTAGTAATAGAAAAATAATTTTTTATGTTGATGATGTGAAGGTGGGTGAAGCAAATACAAATGAACAAGGAATAGCTAATTTTAATTATAAACCACCAGCTTATGATAATTTTGTTATAAGAGCTAGTTATTCTGGAACTGATTATCCTACTGAAGATGTTGAAGCAGGAATGGCTATTCAAGGAGCTAAATCTTATTTAAAAGTATATCCTGCTTCTGGAATGTTTGGGAAAAATATTACATTAACTGCTTTATTTACTGATAAGAATAATATTGGTATTTCTAAAAAAGTCATTTATTTTGAGATTAATGGTGTTAGAATTGGTCAAGCCACTACAAATAGCCAAGGTTTAGCTAAACTTACTTATAGGCTTGATCAAGTGGGTAATTTACTTGTAACTTCTAAATATAATGGTAATGATTATAAAGCTGATGATGCAACAGGAAAATTATCTGTATCAAAACTTAAAACTCAAATTTCTATCAATAAATTTAAAGGGTATTATAATCAAAAAAGTGCAATAATAGTTACTTTAAATAAGGGTATAACATCTTTAGTCGGTAAAAAAGTTAAGTTTTATGTAAATAATAAGTTAGTTGGCAATGGAACAATTAATTATCAAACTATGGCAGGCTTAATTTATAAAGTTAAATTTATAGGTAAATTTACTATCAAAGCTGTATTTAATGGTGATGAAAACCATACTAGTGTTACTAAATCAAAAACATTTAGCATACCTTCTTCTACTTTATTTGTAATTAATAATAGATTGGTTAAAAATAAAAGAGTATATATTCAAACCACTTTGATAAATGTTGGTCCTAAAAAATCTTCATTTAAAATATCTTATAAGATTCCTAAAAAGTTTAAATACTTCAAACCAAAGGTTTCTACTGGTAAAGTTATCTATAATGCAAAAAAAAGAACTCTTACATGGACTTTGAAAAAATTAAAAGTTCATAAATCAAAATCTGCAAGATTATATTGGATACTAACATCTAAAAAGGGTAAATTCAACTTAAAACCTAAAATAATCAAAACTTCTAGCACTCGACTTGAATATAATAATAAATTGTCATTTGTAGTAAGATAA
- a CDS encoding DUF7507 domain-containing protein, which yields MEFRLHNVIAFLVLILTVVLSVGFVCASELQDNQSNSADGSVLGVELSDTLNDDVTSSNSNLANSADNGVDADNVINTNISTNGTDINDNIITNTSVSNNISTSNNISVSNNTFVSDKSNGIFNNLKNISISGKVIRCDSGLAFSGVTIKVFDLKGNLLYKTQTDKNGKYNINFTNENSIFKVTASYSGHVTLSKILNLSYSNGFYSGVCNFQLGPEPIIILDGDLTEFLNEEFKFQIHFDNIGNETGFGPIVYLTLPSGVQFKNAKFLGSSVKATFVGIFPTNGTLIDPLTKKPVTGTPGDSFYVLEYPLGSYTKGQPIATMEITAFLLANSTIGKPLNITVTPVFRFGANETGNIPLIGNKSTLKVTPTVIKITKISNAPESEVATGKSNPHIYSLIIDIANGQTLYNITLKDILPKNIQFIQLIDSATGQIITLPSTSIPGGVLELFFNNITGTLGNDKIVRYSFYAPLLDNESQHVINPNTGVSVNATNQVNISGKYNSENVSAKDNNTLFLKSVATQKYVKDLNSSGSKPNNILEYLIKFQISDYFALDNIIIYDTLSDGQTFLTSYVPYLYIHLPNGTIVSLAINLNNPNQFQSTYNTTTGITYLKFNITRILIDNGYNGVLEGCNYYSNETAISQLFGNLTFRSQINTNYAVNNSRIVSNDLIRNSIDIKANLANQTANVTDSSGTRINIVAPTSNKIIIEINGKPISPDSNIIIRPGDNITFSLEINVPTTNLNNFVVIDYLPIPFLNALQFYTGQLQNTTLTIPISGQWRLGEKDTLTALTGILPYLIVDPTQNTLTFNYGNISLPSQQSSIVHILFTVTATGFPMDDALNLANLLNIKYENTENIVFSDNSIVNFVTGQPVLSIEKNATPKKDLEAGSNVTYTIIIKNTGNGTAYNVVVKDNFLNINSVYINNINGIAAYYLNGDQMIPITGLNLLDLFSPNGLNFGVLYPLGINATNNTIVITYNVTLSSKVYPLQVINNTVQITNFTSLPDSSSPNFVTDPRNYESNASVSVKGIEFNKTYVGSKNGPSNGNNLTIGEVGKYRLTIVLPAGQIKDIVIVDTLPNGLKYVVGSINVISNDNIELPNYTIEINGNIITIRFTGLTNTSEGLNKTFYIDFDAIVLNNATSNPPNTGNRSRTNTATIDWDNPGHTPITSSATINIIEPQITTNKTFSSNVIYGDKFITVTITIKNNGMSKAYNVIIKDYLASASNIFNLTGSNVVEISTPSGFTFNYDPVTKVVTYAGGNLDVGQSATFSFNLTVLPDPVLGTNHTNIANVSYWSLPWIESTPNPDSRNYNGSGSANLVVGDPQINKTYINSTIHGSSPNVTIGENVTYRILVKLPKCNATNLLITDILPTGYKYISYSLNSSDWVGTLGNLNFTINNGVLTFKFSGITTSLSNDNIFYIDLIAQVLDDSSNRAGLTKTNNVNLTWDENLKEPFKSSVNTYIIEPNIQINKSANVTTVDGGNKLLITIIVTNNGKSNAYRLNISDILDPKFFNSSTVVFNEISGFTFIRENNIIYIIANEGTFIGNGTSQTFNFTVNVIPDVVSNSTFTNTANVSFSSMPDDYDVTRNYTNVSNVVTFKTTSPNISKSVNSTSEPGSTGIYLLIGEVITYKIDIIIPEGKTLAVVLKDILSNNIRFNSGSAKIMINNINIKASDFNFGSNPGEYISLSDSYFLNNILNLSFGNITLNGSEGLNNGLISIIFNVTVLNIPGNQNGTKIANNATLTFTNASESQKSITSSAENLTVVTPKLIIKKTPSKTTIKGGEIFSYTILLQNNGSAPVYDIIITDYLPDGLSYINIIEIPEGWTVVNDGQKIMFISPVGFNISSGNNVTIKFNVKASQDIDYASKITNIANATGTSLPGEHGTNNATIGNPGDTTGERTGNSSQGLVNDIFSNVTNVINTTSPSISKNVNNKTSSIGGKLIYTIVINLPEGYTKNLTFSDLLPQGLLYLLDSLQVSSSDSVDYQYKNNLIINSDNNRIKINFGWVNTTSDGNITLIYTVLVQNISTNLNGTVLSNNATIIFVNGSNDSFNSSDTRNVTVVEPKLNISKNSDKKNYVPGENVVFTLVINHLLGSVSSAYNLVIIDNIPNGLIYKIGSAILPTGWYVDDSLASSNILKFYTVDGYELPVGQNVTIIFNCTVGNSSFAGKNLTNIVALNYSSINDTNNSRIYGPINANSTIHVLGADIYVIKNGNITINAGESFNYYIEIGNNGPDSAINVTIHDLIDQEWFIWMKNVKYYLNGNWYDFNNPLDRIVIEELASGQKIFINITGTLNSSAPIGNVTNKVNVTSSTPDPNIDNNKDNFTTEIKQKAVLDVEKTVNETIVIAGNSIHYTITIINNGPSYAYDLIIKDNLPPYVVGKFYSLDGGVTWIPWTSNPLKINHLADGDTIVLLINATVNSTTPNGTILNNTVNVSSNGTPEIEKSVTSNVTTHANLYLNKSNNPSLIVVAGENLIYKIILRNYGPSVAWNVTLNDLLPDWLLNSSYRYSLDNGVSWSNWISFGGNLALNVSEFFPNGFGLDDIFTLEINSTVNASTPNGTIIINRANATSTTDPDGVESNNVTNTIIAVASLSIVKSGDNKVTAGGPIKYIITIKNNGPSDAIDILLRDDLPSYVTGLYYSVDNGTTYHAWSPSGEVYLGTLGVNQTVVVWINGTVDPTTPNGTVLNNTAFVTSPTDPESHNDSFITNVTTQANLTLNKSVNSIVVVAGENLIYTIVLTNNGLSVSRNLTFFDNLPNGLINSHYRYKVGNGSWSDWADFDGSFVIVLPDGYLSVGENVTVEINTTVNSSVPNGTVLVNYASVNSSTDPFEVISPPVNTTVISSPVLSLNKSVDKILVYAGNGLIYSIILKNHGPSAAWNVTLSDSIPSWLINASYRYNINGGSWSNWISFNGNLVLDVSSLFLNGFVDADDIFNLEIKSTVNASTPNGTMMFNNATVVSLTTPDEVISPTVNTTVITLANLTITKVANVEKIVRGHPIQYIIVITNLGPSDALNVSLYDYFDTNILLNTHYSTSSGIPWTAFNGPLNLTYLVSSISPGSNVTIWVNGIIAKNATNEITNIGIISSETDPEGNKSAIVKTSIQKSHITIKKTVNNPKPLIHETVYFTLTVKNWGPDTAIGVYAIDKLPDGLKLISYKTNYGTYNLKTGLWDIGDIPTGETAQLTLTVVVEKLGAIVNIAEVFTDSFDGSPEKHNASATVEVLPVPDPNPNPTPEHNHANGVSMKNTGMPIPIAVLAVLLAFIGVLRVKKR from the coding sequence ATGGAATTTAGATTACATAATGTAATCGCTTTTTTAGTCTTAATTTTAACAGTTGTTTTAAGCGTTGGATTTGTATGTGCTTCTGAACTACAAGATAACCAGAGTAATAGTGCTGATGGTTCTGTTTTAGGTGTTGAACTTAGTGATACATTAAATGATGATGTTACGTCTTCTAATTCTAATTTAGCTAATAGTGCTGATAATGGGGTAGATGCCGATAATGTTATAAATACTAATATAAGTACTAATGGTACAGATATTAATGATAATATAATTACTAATACTTCTGTATCTAATAATATTTCCACATCTAATAATATTTCTGTATCTAATAATACTTTTGTATCTGATAAATCTAATGGAATTTTTAATAATCTTAAAAATATTTCTATTTCTGGTAAAGTTATTAGATGTGATTCTGGATTAGCTTTTTCTGGAGTTACTATTAAAGTATTTGATTTAAAAGGAAATTTACTTTACAAAACTCAAACTGATAAAAACGGTAAATATAATATAAATTTTACCAATGAAAATTCTATTTTTAAAGTAACTGCAAGTTATTCTGGGCATGTTACTTTGTCAAAAATTTTAAATTTATCTTATTCTAATGGTTTTTATAGTGGAGTTTGTAACTTTCAGTTGGGACCTGAACCTATTATAATTTTAGATGGGGATTTAACTGAGTTTTTGAATGAAGAATTTAAATTCCAAATTCATTTTGATAATATTGGTAATGAAACAGGGTTTGGTCCAATAGTTTATTTAACATTACCTTCTGGAGTTCAATTTAAGAATGCAAAATTCTTAGGGTCTTCTGTAAAAGCCACTTTTGTTGGAATATTTCCTACTAATGGTACTTTGATTGATCCTTTGACTAAAAAGCCTGTTACTGGTACACCAGGTGATAGTTTTTATGTGTTAGAATATCCTTTAGGAAGTTATACTAAAGGTCAGCCTATTGCAACTATGGAGATAACTGCATTCCTTTTGGCTAATAGTACTATAGGAAAACCTTTAAATATTACTGTTACTCCTGTTTTTAGATTTGGTGCTAATGAAACTGGAAATATTCCTTTAATTGGTAATAAATCTACTTTAAAAGTTACTCCAACTGTAATTAAGATTACTAAAATTTCTAATGCTCCTGAAAGTGAGGTTGCTACTGGAAAAAGTAACCCTCATATATACAGTTTAATAATTGATATTGCTAATGGCCAAACTCTTTATAATATTACTCTTAAAGATATTTTGCCTAAAAATATTCAATTTATTCAATTAATTGATAGTGCCACTGGCCAAATTATTACATTACCTTCTACAAGTATTCCTGGTGGAGTTTTAGAATTATTTTTTAATAATATTACTGGTACTTTAGGTAATGACAAAATTGTAAGATATTCTTTTTATGCTCCTTTACTTGATAATGAAAGTCAACATGTAATTAATCCTAATACCGGTGTATCTGTTAATGCTACTAATCAAGTTAATATTTCTGGTAAATATAATTCAGAAAATGTTTCAGCAAAGGATAACAATACTTTATTTTTGAAGTCTGTTGCAACTCAAAAATATGTTAAGGATTTAAATTCTTCTGGTTCTAAACCAAATAATATTTTAGAATATCTTATTAAGTTTCAAATTTCTGATTATTTTGCTTTAGATAATATAATTATATATGATACTCTTAGTGATGGTCAAACTTTCTTAACAAGCTATGTTCCATATTTATATATTCATCTTCCTAATGGAACAATCGTATCATTAGCAATTAATTTAAATAATCCTAATCAGTTCCAATCTACTTATAATACTACCACTGGTATTACTTACCTTAAGTTTAATATTACTAGAATTTTAATTGATAATGGTTATAATGGTGTATTAGAAGGTTGTAATTATTATTCTAATGAAACAGCAATTAGTCAACTTTTTGGTAATTTAACATTCCGTAGTCAGATTAATACTAATTATGCTGTGAATAATAGTAGAATTGTTTCTAATGATCTAATAAGGAATTCTATTGATATAAAAGCTAATTTAGCTAATCAAACTGCTAATGTCACTGACTCTAGTGGAACTCGAATTAATATTGTTGCACCTACTTCTAATAAGATTATTATTGAGATAAATGGAAAACCTATTTCTCCAGATTCTAACATTATTATTAGACCAGGGGATAATATAACATTTTCTTTAGAGATAAATGTACCTACAACTAATTTAAATAATTTTGTTGTTATTGATTATTTACCTATTCCATTTTTAAATGCTCTTCAGTTTTACACTGGACAACTTCAAAATACTACTTTAACTATTCCTATTTCTGGTCAATGGAGATTAGGTGAAAAGGATACTTTAACTGCTTTAACTGGTATATTACCTTATTTAATTGTTGATCCTACTCAAAATACACTTACATTTAATTATGGTAATATTTCATTACCATCTCAACAATCTTCTATTGTTCATATTTTATTTACTGTAACAGCTACAGGTTTTCCAATGGATGATGCTTTGAATCTTGCAAATCTTCTAAATATTAAATATGAAAATACTGAAAATATTGTTTTTTCAGATAATTCAATTGTTAACTTTGTTACTGGTCAACCTGTTCTTTCAATTGAAAAAAATGCAACTCCAAAGAAAGATTTGGAAGCTGGGAGTAATGTAACTTATACAATAATTATTAAGAATACTGGTAATGGCACTGCTTATAATGTTGTTGTTAAAGATAATTTCCTTAATATTAATTCTGTATATATTAATAATATTAATGGTATTGCTGCTTATTATCTTAATGGGGATCAAATGATTCCAATAACTGGGCTAAATCTTCTTGATTTATTTAGTCCTAATGGTTTGAATTTTGGAGTTTTATATCCTCTTGGTATTAATGCTACAAATAATACTATAGTTATTACTTATAATGTTACATTATCATCTAAGGTTTATCCTTTACAAGTAATTAATAATACTGTACAAATTACTAATTTCACTTCACTTCCTGATAGTTCAAGCCCTAACTTTGTAACCGATCCACGTAATTATGAAAGTAATGCAAGTGTAAGTGTTAAAGGTATAGAATTTAATAAAACTTATGTGGGGTCAAAAAATGGTCCAAGCAATGGTAACAATTTAACAATTGGTGAGGTTGGAAAATATAGATTAACAATAGTATTACCTGCTGGACAAATAAAAGATATAGTCATTGTTGATACTCTTCCAAATGGACTCAAATATGTAGTTGGCTCTATTAATGTTATTTCAAATGATAATATAGAATTACCTAATTATACAATTGAAATAAATGGTAATATTATTACAATACGTTTCACTGGTTTAACTAACACTTCAGAAGGATTGAATAAGACTTTTTACATAGATTTCGATGCAATTGTACTTAATAATGCAACTTCTAATCCACCTAACACTGGTAATAGATCTAGAACTAATACTGCTACTATTGACTGGGATAACCCAGGTCATACTCCAATTACATCATCAGCTACAATTAATATCATAGAGCCACAAATTACTACAAATAAAACATTTAGCTCTAATGTTATTTATGGTGATAAGTTTATAACAGTAACTATTACTATAAAAAATAATGGTATGTCAAAAGCATATAATGTAATTATTAAAGATTATCTTGCTAGTGCAAGTAATATTTTTAATTTAACTGGTTCTAATGTTGTAGAAATATCTACTCCATCAGGTTTTACCTTTAATTATGATCCTGTTACTAAAGTTGTAACATACGCTGGTGGAAATCTTGATGTTGGACAATCAGCTACATTTTCATTTAATTTAACTGTGTTACCTGATCCGGTTTTAGGGACTAACCATACTAATATAGCTAATGTTTCTTATTGGTCACTCCCATGGATTGAATCTACTCCTAATCCAGATAGTAGAAATTATAATGGTTCTGGATCAGCTAATTTAGTGGTTGGAGATCCTCAAATAAATAAAACTTATATAAATTCAACTATTCATGGTTCATCTCCTAATGTTACTATTGGTGAGAATGTAACCTATCGTATTTTAGTAAAATTACCTAAATGTAATGCTACAAACCTTTTAATAACTGATATTTTGCCTACTGGATATAAATATATTTCTTATAGTTTAAATTCATCAGATTGGGTAGGTACTCTTGGTAATCTAAATTTTACTATTAATAATGGAGTTTTAACTTTTAAATTTAGTGGAATAACTACTAGTCTTTCTAATGATAATATCTTTTACATTGATTTAATTGCTCAAGTATTAGATGATTCATCAAATAGGGCAGGCCTAACAAAGACTAATAATGTAAATCTTACATGGGATGAAAATCTTAAAGAACCATTTAAATCTTCTGTTAATACTTATATTATTGAGCCAAATATACAAATTAATAAAAGTGCTAATGTAACTACTGTTGATGGTGGAAACAAATTATTAATTACTATTATAGTTACTAATAATGGTAAGTCTAATGCTTATAGGTTAAATATATCTGATATTTTAGATCCTAAATTCTTTAATTCAAGTACTGTTGTTTTTAATGAAATTTCTGGATTCACTTTTATTAGAGAAAATAATATTATTTATATAATAGCTAATGAAGGTACTTTTATTGGAAATGGAACTTCTCAAACATTTAATTTTACAGTTAATGTAATTCCTGATGTTGTTAGTAACTCTACTTTCACAAACACTGCAAACGTATCTTTTTCATCTATGCCTGATGATTATGATGTAACAAGAAATTATACTAATGTTTCTAATGTTGTAACATTTAAAACAACTTCTCCAAACATTTCAAAATCTGTTAATTCAACTTCAGAACCAGGTTCTACAGGAATTTATTTATTAATTGGTGAAGTTATTACTTATAAAATTGATATTATCATTCCTGAAGGTAAAACACTTGCTGTTGTTCTTAAAGATATTTTATCTAATAATATAAGGTTTAATAGCGGATCTGCTAAAATAATGATTAATAATATAAATATTAAAGCTTCAGATTTTAATTTTGGTTCTAATCCTGGAGAATATATTAGTTTATCTGATAGTTACTTTTTAAACAATATTCTTAATCTTTCATTTGGTAATATAACACTTAATGGCAGTGAAGGATTAAATAATGGTTTAATCAGTATAATATTCAATGTTACTGTTTTAAATATACCTGGAAATCAGAATGGAACTAAAATAGCTAATAATGCTACCTTAACATTTACTAATGCTTCAGAAAGTCAGAAGTCTATTACTTCTTCTGCTGAAAATTTGACTGTAGTTACTCCTAAGTTAATCATTAAAAAGACTCCGAGTAAAACTACTATTAAAGGTGGAGAAATATTTTCATACACTATATTACTCCAAAATAATGGTTCTGCTCCAGTTTATGATATTATTATAACTGATTATTTACCTGATGGTTTGTCTTATATTAATATTATAGAAATCCCAGAAGGTTGGACTGTAGTTAATGATGGTCAAAAAATCATGTTTATTTCTCCTGTAGGATTTAATATTAGTTCTGGTAATAATGTTACAATTAAATTTAATGTTAAAGCTTCACAAGACATTGATTATGCGTCTAAAATAACTAACATTGCTAATGCTACTGGAACAAGTTTACCTGGTGAACATGGAACTAATAATGCTACTATTGGTAATCCTGGAGATACTACTGGTGAGAGAACTGGAAATTCATCTCAAGGTTTGGTAAATGATATATTTAGCAATGTTACAAATGTGATTAATACAACTTCTCCTTCTATATCTAAGAATGTAAATAATAAAACTTCTTCAATTGGAGGTAAGTTAATATATACAATTGTAATAAATTTACCTGAAGGATACACAAAAAATCTAACATTTTCAGATTTACTTCCTCAAGGATTACTTTATTTACTTGATAGTCTTCAAGTTTCTTCTTCTGATTCTGTAGATTATCAATATAAAAATAATCTAATAATAAATAGTGATAATAATAGGATTAAGATTAACTTTGGTTGGGTAAATACTACTTCTGATGGTAATATAACCTTAATTTACACTGTTTTAGTACAAAACATTTCTACTAATCTTAATGGAACTGTTCTTTCTAATAATGCAACTATCATATTTGTAAATGGATCTAATGATAGTTTCAATTCATCTGATACAAGAAATGTCACTGTTGTAGAACCTAAACTTAATATTAGTAAAAATTCTGATAAAAAGAATTATGTTCCAGGAGAAAATGTTGTTTTCACGCTAGTTATAAATCATTTACTTGGAAGTGTTTCTTCTGCTTATAACTTAGTTATAATAGATAATATACCAAATGGATTAATTTATAAAATTGGCTCTGCTATACTTCCAACTGGATGGTATGTTGATGATAGTTTAGCTAGCTCTAATATTTTAAAATTTTATACTGTTGATGGCTATGAGCTTCCAGTAGGTCAAAATGTTACTATTATATTTAATTGTACTGTTGGTAATTCTAGCTTTGCAGGTAAGAATTTAACAAATATTGTCGCTTTAAATTATTCTTCAATTAATGATACTAATAATTCAAGGATATATGGTCCGATAAATGCTAACTCCACTATTCATGTTTTAGGTGCTGATATTTATGTTATTAAAAATGGTAATATAACTATTAATGCTGGTGAGTCTTTCAATTATTATATTGAAATAGGAAATAATGGGCCTGATTCTGCTATAAATGTTACAATTCATGATTTAATAGATCAAGAATGGTTTATATGGATGAAAAATGTCAAATATTATTTAAATGGAAATTGGTATGATTTTAATAATCCATTGGATAGGATTGTAATAGAAGAACTTGCCTCTGGTCAAAAGATTTTCATAAACATAACTGGAACTTTAAATTCATCTGCACCAATTGGAAATGTAACTAATAAAGTTAATGTTACATCATCAACTCCTGATCCAAATATTGATAATAATAAGGATAATTTCACAACTGAAATAAAACAAAAAGCTGTACTTGATGTAGAAAAGACTGTAAATGAAACAATAGTTATAGCTGGAAATTCTATACATTACACTATTACTATTATAAACAATGGTCCAAGCTATGCCTATGATCTCATTATTAAAGATAATTTACCTCCATATGTTGTTGGAAAATTTTATTCACTTGATGGTGGGGTTACTTGGATTCCTTGGACTTCTAATCCATTAAAAATTAATCATTTAGCTGATGGGGATACTATTGTACTTTTAATTAATGCAACTGTTAATTCAACTACTCCTAATGGCACTATTTTAAATAATACTGTTAATGTAAGCTCTAATGGAACTCCTGAGATTGAAAAGTCTGTAACTTCTAATGTTACTACTCATGCTAATTTATATTTGAATAAATCTAACAATCCTTCTTTGATTGTTGTTGCTGGTGAGAATCTTATTTATAAGATTATTTTGAGGAATTATGGTCCTTCAGTTGCTTGGAATGTGACTTTGAATGACTTGCTCCCTGATTGGTTGCTTAATTCTTCTTATCGCTATAGTCTTGATAATGGTGTTTCTTGGTCTAATTGGATTTCATTCGGTGGAAATTTAGCTTTAAATGTTTCTGAATTTTTCCCTAATGGTTTTGGTTTAGATGATATCTTTACTTTAGAAATTAATTCTACTGTGAATGCATCTACTCCTAATGGCACTATTATAATTAATCGTGCTAATGCCACTTCAACTACTGATCCTGATGGTGTTGAATCTAATAATGTGACTAATACTATTATTGCTGTTGCTAGTTTATCTATTGTGAAGTCTGGTGATAATAAAGTTACTGCTGGTGGTCCGATTAAGTATATTATTACTATTAAGAATAATGGTCCTAGTGATGCGATTGATATTTTATTAAGAGATGATTTACCAAGCTATGTGACTGGTTTGTATTATTCTGTTGATAATGGTACTACTTATCATGCTTGGTCTCCTAGTGGAGAAGTATATTTAGGAACTTTAGGTGTTAATCAAACTGTTGTTGTTTGGATTAATGGTACTGTTGATCCTACTACTCCAAATGGTACTGTTTTAAATAACACTGCATTTGTTACTTCTCCAACCGATCCTGAATCTCACAATGATTCTTTTATTACAAACGTCACTACTCAAGCTAATTTAACTTTGAATAAGTCTGTAAACTCTATTGTTGTTGTTGCTGGTGAAAATCTTATCTATACTATTGTTTTGACCAATAATGGACTTAGTGTTTCTAGAAATCTAACTTTCTTTGATAATCTTCCTAATGGGTTGATTAATTCTCATTATAGATATAAGGTTGGAAATGGTTCTTGGAGTGATTGGGCTGATTTTGATGGTTCATTTGTTATTGTTTTACCAGATGGTTATCTTTCTGTTGGTGAAAATGTGACTGTTGAGATTAACACTACTGTTAATTCTTCTGTTCCTAATGGAACTGTTTTGGTTAATTATGCTAGTGTTAATTCTAGCACTGATCCTTTTGAAGTTATATCTCCTCCAGTTAATACTACTGTTATTTCATCACCTGTTTTATCTTTAAATAAATCTGTTGATAAGATTCTTGTTTATGCTGGTAATGGTTTGATTTATTCTATTATTTTGAAAAATCATGGTCCTTCTGCTGCTTGGAATGTGACTTTATCTGATAGTATTCCTAGTTGGTTGATTAATGCTTCTTATCGTTATAATATTAATGGAGGGTCTTGGTCTAATTGGATTTCATTTAATGGAAATTTAGTGTTAGATGTTTCTAGTCTTTTCCTTAATGGATTTGTTGATGCTGATGATATTTTTAATTTAGAAATTAAGAGTACTGTTAATGCTTCTACTCCTAATGGAACTATGATGTTTAATAATGCTACTGTTGTTTCATTAACAACTCCTGATGAAGTTATATCTCCAACTGTAAATACAACTGTAATTACACTTGCAAACTTAACAATTACTAAAGTAGCTAATGTTGAAAAGATAGTAAGAGGTCATCCAATACAATACATTATTGTGATAACTAATTTAGGGCCTTCTGATGCTTTAAATGTATCCTTGTATGATTATTTCGATACTAATATATTATTGAATACACATTATTCAACATCTTCAGGTATTCCTTGGACAGCTTTCAATGGTCCACTAAATTTAACCTATCTTGTATCTTCAATTTCTCCTGGAAGCAATGTTACTATATGGGTTAATGGAATAATTGCTAAGAATGCTACAAATGAAATTACAAATATAGGAATAATTAGCTCAGAAACTGATCCTGAAGGTAATAAGTCAGCTATTGTTAAAACTTCAATACAAAAATCACATATTACAATTAAGAAGACTGTTAATAATCCTAAACCACTTATTCATGAAACAGTTTATTTCACATTAACAGTTAAAAATTGGGGTCCAGATACAGCTATAGGTGTTTATGCAATTGATAAACTTCCTGATGGCCTTAAATTAATTTCATACAAAACCAATTACGGGACATATAATCTTAAAACTGGGTTATGGGATATTGGTGATATTCCTACTGGTGAAACAGCTCAATTAACACTTACTGTTGTAGTTGAAAAATTAGGTGCTATTGTAAATATTGCAGAAGTTTTCACTGACTCTTTCGATGGTTCACCTGAGAAACATAATGCTTCAGCTACTGTAGAAGTATTACCAGTTCCTGATCCTAATCCTAATCCAACTCCTGAGCATAATCATGCAAATGGTGTAAGTATGAAAAACACAGGTATGCCTATTCCAATAGCTGTTTTAGCAGTATTATTAGCTTTTATAGGAGTTTTAAGGGTTAAAAAGAGATAG